The Comamonas piscis region GTTTGGCAGCTGGCGCAGCACAGCGAAACGCGAGAATGGCTGGTGGTTTACCAAGCGCTGTATGGCGACTTCGGATGGTGGGTGCGGCCAGCGGCCATGTTCAGCGAGGACGTGGAAGTGAACGGCCAGCGCCAGCCCCGGTTTGCGGCTTATAAGCCACAGACCGAAACACCTGACCAGGTTTGACAGCGTTGGCCAGCGCTCAGCGTGCCTGCAGCAGCGCGCGCACGGCCTTGGGGTAGATCTGGTGCTCCTGCACCAGCACGCGCGCGGCCAGCAGCTCGGCCGTATCGCCCGGCAGCACAGGCACCAGGCCCTGCTCCAAGATGGGCCCTGCATCCAGATCGGCAATGACCTGATGCACCGAGCAGCCGGCGAACTTGCAACCGGCATCAATCGCCCTTTGGTGGGTATGCAGGCCCGCAAAGGCAGGCAACAGCGAGGGATGGATATTGATCAGCCGGCCGCTGTAGTGCGTGACAAAGCCTGGCGTGAGAATGCGCATAAAACCGGCCAGCACCACCAAGTCGGGCGCATGGGCGTCAATGCATGCCATCAGCGCGGCATCAAAGCTCTCGCGGCTGTCATAGGCCTTGTGGTCCACTACCGCCGTCGCAATGCCCTGCTGCTGGGCAAACGGCAGGCCGCCCGCGTTGGCCTTGTTGCTGATGACGGCCGCCACCCTCGCTCCCAAGCTCTCCTGCCAGCGCTCTTGCTGCGCGGTACGTACGATGGCCGCCATGTTGGAGCCGCTGCCGGAGATCAGGATGACGATGTTTTTCATGGAGGCGGCATTATCGCAGGGTGCCGAACGTCCCGAAACACGCTGCACCCTCAAATGGCGGATAATCAAAGGCTTTACTGAATTCACAGCCACGTTTACGGGCTCGCCCGCAGTTACTCCATGAGCGCAAAAGCACCTGTCGATCCGATTCGCAAATTCCTCGAAACCGCCCGCCACCAGATTTCCGTGGGCAACCTCACGGGTGCCGCCCAAACCCTGAACGACGCACGGCATCGCGCGCCCCGTGATCCGCGCCTGTTCATGCTTGCAGGGCTGATGGCCGAGAAATCCGGCAACCTCCAAGGCGCATTCGATGCTATGCGGCGCAGCGAGACCCTGGCGCCGGATTGGGCACCAGGCCTGTTGGAGCAAGCACTGCTGTTCGCACGCCACAACCGCGAGCACGAAGCCATGTCTGCCGCAGAGAAAGTGATTGCGCTGGAGCCCAACAACGCCCGCGTGATTGCTGGCGTGATCGACATCGCTCACCGCGTTGGCAATACCGACATGGCCATCCGCCATCTGCGCCGCGTGCTGGAGCTGACCCCGGAAGACCGCGTTCTGCGCCGCTACCTGGCCGTGGATTTGGGCGCCGTGCGCCAGTACGACGAGGCACTGGCCGTATTCGGCCCACTGATCGATGAGCAGCCCGATGACCACCTGGCACGCATCGGTCGGGTGCAGATGCTGCAAGCGCGCGGCACCATGCAAGAAGCCCTTCCCGATACCACGGCCCTGCTGGCCCTGCAGCCTGAAGACAAGATCTACCAGTATTACCACCAGCTGGCCCAAGGCGAGGTGCCCGCGCATGTGCCGGTCGAGTTGACCACCCACATGTTCGATGACATGGCATCGGTCTATGACATGCACATGGTGCGCCACCTGGCCTACCAACTGCCCAAGCAGGTCGCCGACCAGCTGCTGCAGATCTACCCGAACCGCAGCTTCAATCTGCTGGATCTGGGCTGCGGAACCGGTCTGCTGGGTGCGTCGTTGGGTGCCATCGATGGCTACATCATGGGTGTGGACATGTCGAGCAAGATGCTTGAGCAAGCCGCCAAGCACAAGGTCTACTACAAGTTCCACCAGGTCAACCTGCTTGAAGCACTGGCTGCCACCCCCGCTAACACCTTCGAGGCAATCACTGCACTGGATGTGCTGATCTACGTCGGCGACCTACAGCAAACCCTCGCCGATGCCTACCGCGTGCTGGCTCCCGGCGGCGTGCTGATCTTCTCTTGCGAGCATGGTGATGTCACCGGCCCGGACACCCAGCTCCACGCCTTTGGCCGCTATACCCACACCTTGAGCAGCACCGTGCGCCTGGCCAAGGCGGCTGGCTTTGACCGTGTTGACACCCGTGATGTGGAGCTGCGCATGGAAGCCGGACAAGCCGTCGACGGCTTTGTAGTTACCGCCTACAAGCCCCAAGAAGCTTGATAGCACGGGGCTGAAAGTACAGCATTGAAACGAAAAGGCCTTGTCGCATGACAAGGCCTTTTTGCTGAACGCAGCAAAGACAGCGCTCAAGCCGTCAAACGCGAGCTTTTGGGCACATGGGCCATCAAAAACTCCATCTGGTCGGTCAGGATGCGGCGGTTGCGCAGGATAAAGTCTTCCCACAGGCTGGGGTTGTAAGGGGCGTAGAGCAGCGGCATATGCGCCTGCTCAGGCGTGCGACCTGCCTTGTGGTGGTTGCAGGATGCACAGGCCGTCACCACATTCATCCAGGTGTCCGGGCCTTTTTGGGATACGGGAATGACGTGCTCGCGGGTCAGGTGCTCTTCGTCGAAATGCTCGCCGCAGTAGGCGCAGATATGGCGGTCACGGCCAAACAGCTTGCTGTTGGTGAGCGTCATGCGCATCGCAAAGGGATCGATACCAGGCTTGCCGCGCGTGCCGATGATGCTGGCCACATCAATGCGCGACTGCAGGCCGGTGATGGCATTGTGGCCACCCCGGAAACAGGCCACGCTGGTGCCCGCCTCCCAGCGCACATCGCCTGCTGCGTAGTGCGTCACCGCCTCCTGCAAACTGATCCAGGATTGGGGAACGCCGCTTGCCGATAACTTCAACACCTTCACAATGGGCCTCCTGCGCATTGGGAATTGAACCGAAATACCGTCGGCCAGGACGCCCCTGGCCCTGAAAAAGCACCACAGTGGCCGCGTGCGCCGCACGCATGGCTGGGTGCCAAGTCATAATGGCCAATATACACTTTTATTGTGAAATTGCACACCGGCGCTCGGACAGAAAGCGCATGCCGCTACAGAAATCAAAGCAACAATGAAGATCTTCAGAGGACTTGACCACCCCGAGGTCACCCGGCACTGCGCGCTCACCATCGGCAATTTTGATGGCGTGCACCGGGGCCACCAGGCCATGCTGGCCTTGCTGCGCAGCGAGGCGCAACGCCGGGGCCTGGCCAGTTGCGCGCTCACCTTCGAGCCCCATCCACGCGACTATTTCGCCCAGGTCTTGAACAAGCCGGACCTGGCGCCCGCCCGCATCTCCACCCTGCGGGACAAGCTCGACCAGCTGGCCCAGTGCGGCATTGACCAGACGATTGTGCTGCCCTTCAACGCACGCCTGGCGGCGCAAGCCCCGCAGGCGTTTATCGACGATGTGCTGCTCAAAGGCCTGGGCACCGGCTACCTGCTGGTGGGAGATGACTTCCGCTTTGGCCACCAGCGGGCTGGCGACTACGCGATGCTGGTCGAGGCCGGCCGCCAGCTGGGTTTTGATGTGGCGCGGATGAACAGCTACGAATCCGATGGCCTGCGCGTCTCCAGCACCGCAGTGCGCCAGGCGCTGAGCCAGGGCGATATGCCGGCGGCTGCCAAGCTGCTGGGCTACCCCTATGCGATATCCGGCCATGTGGTGCACGGCCGCAAGCTGGGCCGCCAGCTGGCTGAAAGCCGCGCGGGCGCGGGTGATGGCTTTCGTACCCTGAACCTGCGCTTTGACCATTGGAAACCGGCTGCCAGCGGCATCTTTGTGGTGCAGGTGCATGGTCTGTCCGAGCAGCCCCTGCCGGGCGTCGCCAACCTGGGCGTGCGGCCCTCGCTGGACCCGAATGATGTCAACGGCGGCCGCGTGCTGCTGGAAACCCACTGCCTGCAATGGCCCGCTGAACTGGGTGGTGACGGGGCATACGGTAAACTCATCCGGGTGGAACTTCTACACAAACTGCACGACGAGCTCAAATACGACAGTCTGGATGCCCTGACCACAGGGATTGCCAAGGACTGCGCGGATGCCCGTGCCTTCTTCCATACGGCCAGCCACGCCGAAACCCGTCGCCAAACCACGCGCGACCGAATTTGACGCTGACCTGACTGCGCCCTGCTGCGCAGAAGTCAGCGCTCACCTGCACCAGCTTGCACGTCAGACAACGCTTCTGCGCAAACCATTTCTCCACTGACCGGCATGATCACCCCGCCCGGATCAGGACCATGTTTTGCTTTGAAGGTATTTATGTCCGACAAATCGTCCCCCGCAGAAAAGGCCTCTGCGTACCGCGCCACCTTGAACATGCCCGACACCCCGTTTCCGATGCGGGGCGATCTGCCCAAGCGCGAACCGGCCTGGGTGCAGGAGTGGGAAGACAAGGGCATCTACAAGCGTTTGCGTGATGCCCGCAGCGGCGCGCCCAAGTTCATCCTGCATGACGGCCCGCCCTATGCCAACGGCAAGATCCACATCGGCCACGCTGTCAACAAGATCCTGAAGGACATGATCGTCAAGAGCCGCCAACTGGAAGGCTATGACGCGCTGTACGCGCCGGGCTGGGACTGCCACGGCCTGCCGATCGAGAACGCCATCGAAAAACTGCATGGCCGCAACCTGCCCCGCGACGAGATGCAGGCCAAGAGCCGCGCCTTCGCCACCGAGCAGATCGGCCAGCAGATGGCGGACTTCAAGCGCCTGGGCGTGCTGGGCGACTGGGACCACCCCTACAAGACCATGAACTATGCCAATGAGGCGGGCGAGCTGCGCGCACTCAAGAAGGTCATGGAGCGTGGCTTTGTCTACCGGGGTCTCAAGCCCGTCTACTGGTGCTTTGACTGTGCCTCGTCGCTGGCCGAGTTTGAGATCGAATACGCCGACAAGCAAAGCCAGACCCTGGATGTGATGTTCCCGGCCGCCGACCCGGCCAAGTTGGCAGCCGCCTTCGGCCTGGCCAAGCTGGACCAGGAAGCCTTCATCGTCATCTGGACGACCACCGCCTGGACCATCCCCGCCAACCAGGCGCTCAACGTCAACCCCGAGCTGGAATACAGCTTGGTGCAGACCGAGCGCGGCCTGCTGATCCTCGCCAGCGCACTGGTGGACAAGTGCCTGGAGCGCTGGAGCATCGAAGGCCAGGTCATCGCCTCGGCCCCCGGCAAGGTGCTGGACCACATGCCCTTCAAGCACCCGCTGGCCCATGTGGACAAGGGATACGACCGCATCTCGCCCGTCTACCTGGCCGACTACGCCACGGCCGACGACGGTACCGGTATCGTGCACTCGGCGCCTGCTTACGGCCTGGATGACTTCAACTCCTGCGTGAACAACGGCATGGACTACAAGGACATCCTCAACCCGGTGCAGGGCAACGGCGTCTACGACCCAGAGCTGCCGCTGTTTGGCGGCCAGCACATCTGGAAGGCCGTGCCCGTGATCCTGGACGCGTTGAAGGTGGCCGGCCGCCTGATGGACACCAAGACCATCACCCACAGCTACCCGCATTGCTGGCGCCACAAGACGCCGGTGATCTACCGCGCCGCTGCCCAGTGGTTCATCCGCATGGATGAAGGCGAAGGCGTGTTCACCGACCCGGCCCAAAAGCCCGCGCAGACCCTGCGCCAGATCGCGCTGGACGCCATCGAGCACACCAGCTTTTACCCGGAAAACGGCCAGGACCGCCTGCGTGCGATGATCGCCGGCCGCCCGGACTGGTGCATCTCGCGCCAGCGCAGCTGGGGCGTGCCTATCCCCTTCTTCCTGCATGTGGACACGGGCGCGCTGCACCCGCGCACGATGGAGATCCTCGACCAGGCGGTCGGCATCGTCGCCGAGGGCGGCATCGAGGCCTGGAGCCGCGTGACCGGTGAAGAGATCCTGGGCGCTGACGAGGCCAAGCTCTACACCAAGAGCACCGACATCCTGGAAGTTTGGTTCGATTCGGGCTCGACCTTCTGGCATGTGCTGCGCGGCACCCACCCCGAGCACCACCACGACAGCGGGCCCGAGGCCGACCTGTACCTGGAAGGCCATGACCAGCACCGCGGCTGGTTCCACAGCTCCTTGCTGCTGGCCTCGGCCATCTTTGGCCGCGCGCCCTACAAGGGCCTTCTGACCCACGGCTTCACCGTGGACGGCCAGGGCAAGAAGATGTCCAAGTCGGTGGGCAACACCGTCGCGCCGCAGGATGTGAGCAACAAGATGGGCGCCGAGATCATCCGCCTGTGGGTGGCCTCGACCGACTACTCGGGCGACCTGGGCATCGACGACAAGATCCTCGCCCGCGTGGTGGATGCCTACCGCCGCATCCGCAACACCTTGCGCTTCCTGATGGCCAACATCAGCGACTTCGACGCCGCCAAGGATGCGGTGGCCTACGGCGACATGCTGGAGATCGACCGCTGGGCGCTGGCCCGCTCAGCACAGTTCCAGGCCGAACTGCTGGCGCACTACAAGGTGTATGAGTTCCACCCCGTGGTGGCCAAGCTGCAGCTGTTCTGCTCCGAGGACCTGGGCGGCTTCTACCTGGACGTTCTCAAGGACCGTCTTTACACCAGCGCCGAAGGCAGCTTGGCACGCCGCTCAGCCCAGACCGCGCTGCACCAGATCACCCAGGCGATGCTGCGCTGGATGGCACCTTTCCTGTCCTTCACCGCCGAAGAGGCCTGGAAGATCGTCGGCAACAGCGAGACCATCTTCCTGGAGAAGTTCTGCGACCTGCCCGCTGGCGACGAGGCCCTGCTGTCCAAGTGGGCCCGCATCCGCGAGATCCGCGATGTGGTCAACAAGGACATCGAAACCCTGCGTGCCGATGGCAAGGTGGGTGCATCGCTGCAGGCCGAAGTGGCCATCAGCGCCCAGCCCGAAGACCTGGCCTTGCTGCAGACTCTGGCCGACGACCTCAAGTTTGTGCTGATCACCTCGGCCGCCACGGTGGCTGCCGGTGATGCACTGAGCGTGGCCGTCAACCCATCGGACAAGGCCAAGTGCGAGCGCTGCTGGCACTACCGCGACGATGTGGGCCAGAACCCTGCGCACCCAACGTTGTGCGGCCGCTGCGACAGCAACCTGAATGGCGCGGGTGAAACCCGCCAGATGGCCTGATGAACGCCGCCGCCACCCCTTCGCTGGGCAGCGCCGGCAAGCGCCGGTTTGTGCTCTGGATGGTGCTCGCCGCTGTGATTTTCTGGCTGGACCAGTGGAGCAAGGAATGGATCCTGGCCCACTACCAGCTGGGCGAGTACACCACCATCACCGGCTTTTTCAACATCGTCCGGGCGCACAACCCCGGCGCGGCCTTCTCGTTTCTGGCCAGCGCCGGCGGCTGGCAGCGCTGGTTGTTCACCGGCATTGGCGTGGTGGTCACCTGCGTCATCACCTGGCAGCTCTACCGCCACAGCCACAAAACCCTGTTCTGCCTGGCGCTCAGCTGCATCATGGGCGGCGCCATCGGCAATGTGATTGATCGCATGCGCCACGGCTATGTTGTGGACATGCTCGACTTCCACTGGATGGGCAGCCATTTCCCGGCCTTCAACCTGGCCGATTCGGCCATCTGCCTGGGCGCCTTCCTGCTGATCCTTGATGAGCTGCTGCGCATGCGCCGGGGCGACAAAAGCTGATCAGGCTGTTCCGCGCCTCTATAGCCAACAGCTAGACACCGCCCTCGCACTGCGACGGCGGTGTTTTTTTATTGATTGTTCGCGCTCACCCCACACTATCGCTCCCAGAGGCAAACTACGACCTGGCCCGCACAAAATGTGACAGTATGGCTGCCGCCCTACAGCGCGGCCTGCGGTTCAGGGGTATAGTGTCCGGTTCGCCTTATGAAACACTTGCTCAATCTTCTTGCCGCCATTGCGCTGCTGGTTTGGGGCTCTCATATGGTGCGCACAGGGGTGCTACGCGTCTTTGGCGCCAACCTTCGCAACCTGCTGGCGCGCAGTATGAGCAACCGTTTTACCGCGATGCTGTCCGGCATCGGGGTGACGGCCCTCGTCCAGTCCAGCAGTGCCACCTCCCTGATGACCGCGTCCTTCGTCGGTCAGGGCCTGATACCGCTCACGGCCGCCTTGTCGGTCATGCGCGGGGCCGACGTGGGCACCG contains the following coding sequences:
- a CDS encoding DUF1653 domain-containing protein is translated as MEQHTMPAPAISPGLYRHYKGQLYQVWQLAQHSETREWLVVYQALYGDFGWWVRPAAMFSEDVEVNGQRQPRFAAYKPQTETPDQV
- the purN gene encoding phosphoribosylglycinamide formyltransferase is translated as MKNIVILISGSGSNMAAIVRTAQQERWQESLGARVAAVISNKANAGGLPFAQQQGIATAVVDHKAYDSRESFDAALMACIDAHAPDLVVLAGFMRILTPGFVTHYSGRLINIHPSLLPAFAGLHTHQRAIDAGCKFAGCSVHQVIADLDAGPILEQGLVPVLPGDTAELLAARVLVQEHQIYPKAVRALLQAR
- a CDS encoding methyltransferase domain-containing protein; protein product: MSAKAPVDPIRKFLETARHQISVGNLTGAAQTLNDARHRAPRDPRLFMLAGLMAEKSGNLQGAFDAMRRSETLAPDWAPGLLEQALLFARHNREHEAMSAAEKVIALEPNNARVIAGVIDIAHRVGNTDMAIRHLRRVLELTPEDRVLRRYLAVDLGAVRQYDEALAVFGPLIDEQPDDHLARIGRVQMLQARGTMQEALPDTTALLALQPEDKIYQYYHQLAQGEVPAHVPVELTTHMFDDMASVYDMHMVRHLAYQLPKQVADQLLQIYPNRSFNLLDLGCGTGLLGASLGAIDGYIMGVDMSSKMLEQAAKHKVYYKFHQVNLLEALAATPANTFEAITALDVLIYVGDLQQTLADAYRVLAPGGVLIFSCEHGDVTGPDTQLHAFGRYTHTLSSTVRLAKAAGFDRVDTRDVELRMEAGQAVDGFVVTAYKPQEA
- a CDS encoding HNH endonuclease, which produces MKVLKLSASGVPQSWISLQEAVTHYAAGDVRWEAGTSVACFRGGHNAITGLQSRIDVASIIGTRGKPGIDPFAMRMTLTNSKLFGRDRHICAYCGEHFDEEHLTREHVIPVSQKGPDTWMNVVTACASCNHHKAGRTPEQAHMPLLYAPYNPSLWEDFILRNRRILTDQMEFLMAHVPKSSRLTA
- a CDS encoding bifunctional riboflavin kinase/FAD synthetase codes for the protein MKIFRGLDHPEVTRHCALTIGNFDGVHRGHQAMLALLRSEAQRRGLASCALTFEPHPRDYFAQVLNKPDLAPARISTLRDKLDQLAQCGIDQTIVLPFNARLAAQAPQAFIDDVLLKGLGTGYLLVGDDFRFGHQRAGDYAMLVEAGRQLGFDVARMNSYESDGLRVSSTAVRQALSQGDMPAAAKLLGYPYAISGHVVHGRKLGRQLAESRAGAGDGFRTLNLRFDHWKPAASGIFVVQVHGLSEQPLPGVANLGVRPSLDPNDVNGGRVLLETHCLQWPAELGGDGAYGKLIRVELLHKLHDELKYDSLDALTTGIAKDCADARAFFHTASHAETRRQTTRDRI
- the ileS gene encoding isoleucine--tRNA ligase, with translation MSDKSSPAEKASAYRATLNMPDTPFPMRGDLPKREPAWVQEWEDKGIYKRLRDARSGAPKFILHDGPPYANGKIHIGHAVNKILKDMIVKSRQLEGYDALYAPGWDCHGLPIENAIEKLHGRNLPRDEMQAKSRAFATEQIGQQMADFKRLGVLGDWDHPYKTMNYANEAGELRALKKVMERGFVYRGLKPVYWCFDCASSLAEFEIEYADKQSQTLDVMFPAADPAKLAAAFGLAKLDQEAFIVIWTTTAWTIPANQALNVNPELEYSLVQTERGLLILASALVDKCLERWSIEGQVIASAPGKVLDHMPFKHPLAHVDKGYDRISPVYLADYATADDGTGIVHSAPAYGLDDFNSCVNNGMDYKDILNPVQGNGVYDPELPLFGGQHIWKAVPVILDALKVAGRLMDTKTITHSYPHCWRHKTPVIYRAAAQWFIRMDEGEGVFTDPAQKPAQTLRQIALDAIEHTSFYPENGQDRLRAMIAGRPDWCISRQRSWGVPIPFFLHVDTGALHPRTMEILDQAVGIVAEGGIEAWSRVTGEEILGADEAKLYTKSTDILEVWFDSGSTFWHVLRGTHPEHHHDSGPEADLYLEGHDQHRGWFHSSLLLASAIFGRAPYKGLLTHGFTVDGQGKKMSKSVGNTVAPQDVSNKMGAEIIRLWVASTDYSGDLGIDDKILARVVDAYRRIRNTLRFLMANISDFDAAKDAVAYGDMLEIDRWALARSAQFQAELLAHYKVYEFHPVVAKLQLFCSEDLGGFYLDVLKDRLYTSAEGSLARRSAQTALHQITQAMLRWMAPFLSFTAEEAWKIVGNSETIFLEKFCDLPAGDEALLSKWARIREIRDVVNKDIETLRADGKVGASLQAEVAISAQPEDLALLQTLADDLKFVLITSAATVAAGDALSVAVNPSDKAKCERCWHYRDDVGQNPAHPTLCGRCDSNLNGAGETRQMA
- the lspA gene encoding signal peptidase II is translated as MNAAATPSLGSAGKRRFVLWMVLAAVIFWLDQWSKEWILAHYQLGEYTTITGFFNIVRAHNPGAAFSFLASAGGWQRWLFTGIGVVVTCVITWQLYRHSHKTLFCLALSCIMGGAIGNVIDRMRHGYVVDMLDFHWMGSHFPAFNLADSAICLGAFLLILDELLRMRRGDKS